The proteins below come from a single Sander vitreus isolate 19-12246 chromosome 15, sanVit1, whole genome shotgun sequence genomic window:
- the atp5mc1 gene encoding ATP synthase F(0) complex subunit C1, mitochondrial, with translation MYACAKFVTSPAVLRGGSRVLARPVSVSLFNRPEATVEQQALLPVSQSTVLTRSFQTSAVSRDIDTAAKFIGAGAATVGVAGSGAGIGTVFGSLIIGYARNPSLKQQLFSYAILGFALSEAMGLFCLMVAFLILFAM, from the exons ctGCGTGGGGGGTCCAGAGTCCTCGCCCGGCCAGTCTCAGTCTCCCTCTTCAACAGACCTGAAGCCACAGTGGAGCAGCAG GCCCTGTTGCCTGTCAGCCAGTCCACAGTCCTGACCCGCTCCTTCCAGACCAGCGCTGTGTCCCGGGACATTGACACTGCCGCCAAGTTTATTGGTGCTGGTGCTGCCACAGTGGGTGTGGCCGGCTCAGGGGCTGGAATCGGAACAGTGTTCGGCAGCCTTATCATTGGCTATGCCAG GAACCCCTCCCTGAAGCAGCAGCTCTTCTCCTACGCCATCCTAGGTTTTGCTCTGTCTGAGGCTATGGGTCTCTTCTGTCTGATGGTGGCGTTCCTCATCCTCTTTGCCATGTAA